The following are from one region of the Chryseobacterium shigense genome:
- a CDS encoding formimidoylglutamase → MDFEDFIISPRNFKTESWQIGSRITKNIKEDSIVLLFVSDYRGAGGDAEVQDFTAVRKEFYKLSQLDFEIPVVDLGDLVSGKSVQDTHYILQEVLSACHYKRALPVIIGGSNDFAFSLFSALNFHKKNINYTQISNIISLQQGETINEYTFLGKILGSKNFSIKNYHHLGYQKHLNETDSVRLIKEVEFDIVRLAEMMNSTEKTEPFFRRTDLVTLNCDAVESFSEPFSMNPQVNGLNRRELCAYMKEIGLSENLKSVGIFNYNIYSESQLNHQLLAQMIWYLIEGINIQRSHPKERHYELFYVLIDDEKYAFKRDTFSNLWYFGEDENIENCIPCSKKDFDEAKRGTLNPRLTF, encoded by the coding sequence ATGGATTTTGAAGATTTTATCATTTCGCCAAGAAATTTCAAAACAGAAAGCTGGCAGATTGGCAGCAGGATCACTAAAAATATAAAAGAAGACAGCATTGTTCTTCTTTTCGTCTCAGATTACAGAGGGGCAGGCGGTGATGCGGAAGTGCAGGATTTTACGGCAGTCAGAAAAGAGTTCTATAAACTCTCACAGCTGGACTTCGAAATTCCTGTAGTAGATCTTGGGGATCTGGTTTCCGGGAAATCGGTTCAGGATACCCATTATATTTTACAGGAAGTCTTGTCGGCATGTCATTACAAAAGAGCGCTTCCGGTAATTATCGGAGGTTCCAATGACTTTGCTTTTTCATTATTTTCAGCATTGAATTTTCATAAGAAAAATATTAACTACACCCAGATCAGTAATATTATTTCCCTGCAGCAGGGTGAAACCATTAATGAGTATACCTTTCTGGGGAAAATTTTAGGTTCCAAGAACTTTTCCATCAAAAACTATCATCATTTGGGTTATCAGAAACATTTAAATGAAACAGATTCTGTAAGACTCATCAAAGAGGTGGAATTCGATATTGTCCGCCTTGCAGAAATGATGAACTCAACGGAAAAAACAGAACCTTTTTTCAGAAGAACAGATCTTGTAACTTTAAACTGTGATGCCGTTGAAAGTTTCAGCGAGCCATTTTCAATGAACCCGCAGGTTAATGGTTTGAACAGAAGGGAACTGTGTGCTTATATGAAGGAAATTGGTCTCAGTGAAAATTTAAAATCAGTAGGGATTTTCAACTACAATATTTATTCTGAAAGCCAGCTGAACCATCAATTGCTTGCCCAGATGATCTGGTACCTGATTGAAGGAATCAATATTCAGAGATCACACCCGAAAGAAAGACACTATGAACTGTTCTATGTGCTGATAGACGATGAGAAGTATGCTTTCAAACGGGATACCTTCAGCAATCTGTGGTATTTTGGAGAAGATGAGAATATAGAAAACTGTATTCCATGCTCTAAAAAAGATTTTGATGAAGCAAAAAGAGGAACGCTTAATCCCAGGCTGACTTTTTAA
- a CDS encoding glycosyltransferase family 4 protein, which produces MKNFELFLSESGVSIFYVKIGLGFLFSFLITFFSIPTIIKISRRKNLMDEPGIRSSHLRKIPNLGGIAIFYSIGICASIFAYELFDLYKFLFASLIILLYIGVMDDIVVMRAYKKLVAQIIVSALAVIGSDIRIRSLFGIFGIYEMGYFISVLFSIITFIILINAFNLIDGIDGLAGGYSVICSALFGISYYRLGEYNYPLVVLSVIIIGTVLAFLYYNLSNYRTNKIFMGDTGSMLLGFLLAFTSIYFIDIFIDRELPNVPRYHLQSAPAIAVAILILPIVDTLNVIIIRLCNKKSPFDADKNHIHHKLLKLDLTHRRSTFYIIVYYLMIVTVAYYLRHLNINLLLFIIILMGFLGAYLPDLIYHLRNNKKIRI; this is translated from the coding sequence ATGAAGAATTTTGAATTGTTCTTAAGCGAATCAGGAGTTTCTATTTTTTACGTGAAAATAGGATTAGGCTTCTTGTTCTCTTTTTTAATTACCTTTTTCTCTATTCCCACCATCATTAAGATCTCAAGAAGAAAGAATCTTATGGATGAGCCGGGAATAAGGAGTTCCCATCTCAGAAAAATCCCTAACCTGGGTGGTATTGCTATTTTTTATTCGATAGGAATATGTGCATCCATATTTGCATACGAGCTGTTTGATCTCTACAAATTTTTATTTGCCTCATTAATTATCCTTCTGTACATAGGAGTAATGGACGATATTGTGGTGATGAGAGCTTATAAGAAGCTTGTGGCACAGATTATAGTTTCCGCATTGGCTGTAATTGGGTCCGATATCAGGATCAGAAGTTTATTCGGAATATTCGGAATTTATGAAATGGGGTATTTCATAAGTGTGCTGTTCAGTATTATCACATTTATTATTCTTATCAATGCTTTTAATCTGATTGACGGGATAGACGGCCTGGCCGGAGGATATTCTGTAATCTGCAGTGCTCTTTTCGGAATAAGTTACTACAGGCTGGGAGAGTATAATTATCCGCTCGTGGTTTTGTCTGTAATTATCATAGGAACTGTATTGGCATTTTTGTACTATAATTTATCCAACTACAGGACCAATAAAATATTCATGGGAGATACGGGATCCATGCTTCTCGGTTTTCTTCTGGCATTCACTTCCATCTATTTTATTGATATTTTTATAGACAGGGAACTTCCCAATGTACCAAGGTATCACCTGCAGTCTGCACCGGCCATAGCAGTTGCTATCCTTATTCTGCCGATTGTGGATACGTTGAATGTAATCATTATAAGACTGTGCAATAAGAAATCACCTTTTGATGCAGATAAAAACCATATCCATCACAAACTTCTGAAGCTTGATCTTACCCATAGACGCTCTACATTCTATATTATCGTCTACTACCTGATGATTGTAACCGTGGCTTATTATTTAAGACACCTCAATATAAACCTTCTTTTGTTCATAATTATTTTAATGGGATTTTTAGGAGCCTACCTGCCGGATCTTATTTATCATTTACGAAATAATAAGAAAATAAGAATTTAA
- a CDS encoding SGNH/GDSL hydrolase family protein has protein sequence MKKKLVLGVVLLIGVVSLIYFWNKYSYAGRENYFSSAAKPENGLQIGIIGDSWVVRQNLDSLLQKKLLDKGIHSEIYSSGNPGAKTKKIYENLFKDDNEEFSSRKVIEKKPDYCIVIAGVNDAATCMGPEFYTHHMLMIIKTLLHYNIRPVIVSLPEFGVEENFKSKNVISSLSNRSAELVLNGGDQFKIPDYRNALLEELKHDGLDKKITILNFDEVTPDYDKDKGLYADPLHLNKLGYQKFSEFLAKGMVNLESTK, from the coding sequence ATGAAAAAAAAATTAGTATTAGGTGTTGTTCTATTAATTGGAGTCGTTAGCCTCATATATTTCTGGAATAAGTATTCCTATGCCGGCAGGGAGAATTATTTTTCTTCCGCTGCGAAACCCGAGAATGGGCTACAGATTGGTATTATTGGAGATAGCTGGGTGGTAAGACAGAACCTGGATTCACTTTTACAGAAAAAACTTCTGGATAAAGGAATACATTCGGAGATTTATTCATCAGGGAATCCCGGTGCCAAGACCAAAAAGATTTACGAGAACCTGTTTAAAGATGATAACGAAGAGTTTTCTTCCAGAAAAGTAATTGAAAAAAAACCCGATTACTGCATAGTAATTGCCGGAGTTAATGATGCTGCAACCTGTATGGGACCTGAATTTTATACCCATCATATGCTGATGATCATTAAAACACTTCTCCATTATAACATCAGGCCGGTTATTGTTTCCCTTCCGGAATTTGGAGTGGAAGAGAATTTTAAAAGTAAAAATGTAATCAGCAGCCTCAGTAACCGAAGCGCTGAACTGGTTTTAAACGGAGGCGACCAGTTTAAAATCCCAGATTACAGAAATGCCCTGCTGGAAGAACTAAAGCATGATGGACTGGACAAAAAAATAACCATTTTAAACTTTGACGAAGTAACACCAGATTATGATAAAGATAAAGGTCTGTACGCAGATCCCCTGCATTTAAATAAGCTGGGCTACCAGAAATTCAGCGAATTTTTAGCAAAAGGAATGGTTAATTTAGAAAGCACAAAATAA
- the topA gene encoding type I DNA topoisomerase, producing MSKNLVIVESPAKAKTIQKYLGKDFEVKSSFGHIRDLPKKGMGIDLATFSPDYEVSADKKKLVTELKAAVKKAEMVWLASDEDREGEAIAWHLADELKLKPENRKRIVFHEITKNAILKAIENPRDIDQNLVNAQQARRVLDRIVGFEMSPVLWKKVKPGLSAGRVQSVAVRLIVEREKEIREFTPKASFKLDGVFLNKSEQEIAAKLKKDFEKEEDAEKFLEKAKTTEFKVLNVETKPGTRSASAPFTTSTLQQEASSRLGYNVTNTMRLAQRLYEEGYITYMRTDSVNLSQEAIEGAKKQIISEYGAEYSSPRNYTTKSASAQEAHEAIRPTDFGVKSIGDAQLNRLYQLIYRRTLASQMANAKIEKTVIEIGNASLPQHFEAQGEVIIFDGFLKAYGIVKTEDDDEENNEKLLPKVSVGEILSYKKIVASEKFTRPSARYTEAGLVKKLEELGIGRPSTYAPTIQTIQNREYVDKREIDPQTREVVKMSLTKDKIKKEVLEEKFGGDKNKFIPTDIGEVVNDFLTDNFKEILDYGFTARVEESFDEIANGDQKWKEMMTNFYSKFHPRIEDVEENADRATGDRLLGLDPKTGKNVHARIGRFGAMIQIGETEDEEKPIFASLMTGQNIATISLEEALELFKLPFELSEFEGQPVSVGVGRFGPYVKWGETFISIPKGEDPLSVGQERAEEIINEKKKADAPIAAYKGDPVTKGTGRFGPFIKYKDIFVNVPKKYNFDNLSQSDINELIDAKLEKEANRYIQQWEKEKISIENGRWGPFVKFGKAMFKIPKKKDDTKYEAEELKTVSLDEVKKWITDQDKNAFAEKKKPAAKKTAAKKTTAAKKTVAKKK from the coding sequence ATGTCGAAAAATTTAGTAATCGTAGAGTCACCGGCAAAAGCAAAAACTATTCAGAAATATCTGGGAAAAGATTTTGAAGTGAAATCAAGCTTCGGACACATCCGTGACCTTCCCAAAAAAGGAATGGGAATAGACCTTGCCACATTCAGTCCAGATTACGAAGTTTCGGCTGACAAAAAGAAGCTGGTAACAGAATTAAAGGCTGCCGTAAAGAAAGCCGAAATGGTATGGCTGGCTTCCGATGAAGACCGTGAAGGAGAAGCTATCGCATGGCATCTTGCGGATGAATTGAAATTAAAGCCCGAAAACAGAAAAAGAATTGTTTTCCACGAGATTACTAAAAATGCCATTCTGAAAGCCATTGAAAATCCCAGAGATATTGACCAGAATCTTGTCAATGCCCAGCAGGCACGAAGAGTTTTAGACAGAATCGTAGGTTTTGAAATGTCTCCCGTTCTATGGAAAAAAGTAAAACCGGGTCTTTCTGCAGGAAGAGTACAGTCTGTAGCTGTAAGATTAATTGTTGAAAGAGAAAAAGAGATCCGTGAATTTACTCCAAAGGCAAGCTTTAAACTGGATGGAGTTTTCTTAAATAAATCCGAGCAGGAAATTGCAGCCAAGCTTAAAAAAGACTTCGAAAAAGAAGAAGACGCAGAAAAATTCCTTGAAAAAGCAAAAACTACAGAATTCAAAGTTCTGAATGTTGAAACAAAACCGGGAACACGTTCCGCTTCTGCGCCATTTACCACTTCAACCCTGCAACAGGAAGCATCTTCAAGATTAGGATACAATGTAACCAATACTATGCGTCTTGCCCAAAGACTGTATGAAGAAGGATATATAACCTATATGAGAACAGACTCTGTCAACCTTTCTCAGGAAGCTATTGAAGGAGCAAAAAAACAGATTATCTCAGAATATGGAGCTGAATACTCTTCGCCAAGAAACTACACCACAAAATCTGCTTCTGCACAGGAAGCTCACGAAGCGATCCGCCCGACTGATTTTGGAGTGAAAAGTATCGGAGATGCCCAGTTGAACAGATTATACCAATTAATATACAGAAGAACGCTGGCCTCCCAGATGGCGAATGCTAAAATTGAGAAAACAGTTATTGAAATTGGAAACGCATCGTTGCCGCAGCATTTTGAAGCACAGGGAGAAGTAATCATTTTTGATGGTTTCTTAAAAGCTTACGGTATTGTAAAAACCGAAGACGATGATGAGGAAAACAACGAGAAACTATTGCCAAAAGTAAGCGTCGGTGAAATTTTAAGCTACAAAAAGATTGTTGCTTCAGAAAAATTCACAAGACCAAGCGCAAGATATACGGAAGCAGGATTGGTGAAAAAATTAGAGGAACTGGGAATTGGCCGTCCATCTACTTATGCACCGACAATCCAGACCATTCAGAACAGAGAATATGTAGACAAAAGAGAGATTGATCCTCAAACCCGCGAAGTGGTTAAAATGTCTCTTACAAAAGATAAGATCAAAAAAGAAGTTCTCGAAGAAAAATTCGGGGGCGATAAAAATAAATTTATACCTACGGACATCGGTGAAGTAGTCAATGATTTCCTGACAGATAATTTCAAAGAAATCCTTGATTACGGATTTACCGCAAGAGTAGAGGAAAGCTTTGATGAGATTGCCAACGGAGATCAGAAGTGGAAAGAAATGATGACCAATTTCTATTCAAAATTCCACCCGAGAATTGAAGATGTAGAAGAAAATGCAGACCGTGCTACCGGCGACAGGCTTCTTGGATTAGATCCTAAAACCGGTAAAAATGTTCATGCAAGAATCGGAAGATTCGGGGCAATGATCCAGATCGGTGAAACAGAAGATGAAGAAAAACCGATTTTTGCTTCATTAATGACCGGGCAGAATATTGCAACCATTTCTTTAGAAGAAGCACTGGAGCTTTTCAAGCTGCCATTTGAACTTAGTGAATTTGAAGGGCAGCCTGTTTCCGTAGGAGTTGGAAGATTCGGTCCTTATGTGAAATGGGGCGAAACATTTATCAGTATTCCAAAAGGAGAAGATCCTCTTTCTGTAGGGCAGGAACGTGCAGAAGAAATCATCAACGAAAAGAAAAAAGCTGATGCGCCTATTGCTGCTTACAAAGGAGATCCGGTAACAAAAGGAACAGGAAGATTCGGACCGTTCATCAAATACAAAGATATTTTTGTGAATGTTCCGAAGAAATATAATTTCGACAACCTTTCCCAAAGCGATATCAATGAACTGATTGATGCCAAGCTGGAAAAAGAAGCCAACCGTTACATCCAGCAGTGGGAAAAAGAGAAAATCTCTATTGAAAACGGAAGATGGGGCCCTTTTGTAAAATTCGGAAAAGCCATGTTCAAGATCCCGAAGAAAAAAGACGATACAAAGTATGAAGCAGAAGAGCTGAAAACCGTATCGTTGGATGAGGTTAAAAAATGGATCACAGACCAGGATAAAAATGCTTTTGCCGAGAAAAAGAAACCGGCTGCAAAGAAAACCGCGGCCAAGAAAACAACTGCTGCAAAAAAAACAGTAGCCAAAAAGAAATAG
- a CDS encoding T9SS type A sorting domain-containing protein: protein MSICTYSKNSRELKESLPGVYTERLVPPGDTLVSSNRRISDAQDWTKAPNSYVFDPAQNSEGLLVPVRKAYAMWRDGNYIKNDGIPPGKVTADVLWEDSHGLIKSGERYSLDVLGSGESARIRVPINKTKKGNAVIALKVNGEIYWSWHIWVTDDPSNGSTYKSFDNMTRMREDGTIEQIPDSDWGWMDRNLGALSSSITSSDWNRSIGLLYQWGRKDPIPPLVARGNDFYEVSGSVGRVRHRGAKNFTGAANIDNLTKYVPLSSAEVTNNIRLSVKNPLSLIYINKDDNSGQAYYNNNLNLPVNWFGRTSALPDNRLSELNLWSDNSQGLISTGYNNNTSAKPYRDKSSYDPCPNGWRIPSMLVANLGSQSYIDDIRLDFSPFGVRTNMAKNVFETNKYHIIKPADAGVPAFMTGFKIYPNLGFDLSGVGGNNMGIFPGTGQLIRWTHLGQYTDQHHVALWTATMARNFDASPAVMTRGLFMIPDKGQPDIPDPGYPDIKGRFFYMPMAGMRTSEANGCRCIKDPLYIVDNYDFPSEYLAPQEEYREGINNPNTYQAVKNTQLFTVEIPVSKAFSVQSQLLNNQEILNPSSFSHLKANVLWTTNTALINRISVINPSPSSIQNLSNSSISVEINPNQSGNAVVTLHNGSISSPVYWSWHIWITDSPLGSFNYTTELPAAEAVNYVNYVSKADVVLQTEFMDRNIGATDAFPVVANPLTPTAAELAKIRASTGMHYQWGRKDPIPTFVYADNKASFNIFLGTASDNGTVAYTTLTAAAYNNMSGNYIVPYNTYAASVVQNVDRPAEKIAKVLSYSIKNPLVYMVPGSLAPYNSALPNYTNGTDWLANEPNLASDRWGRGGKKSPFDPCPEGWRIPDVTNVAPISYQDFGMSPWYKKDKNVAAFYNAMTDYAGYRVRHPSTTSTIGYMFIGPSYAVGNFPDSGTRGYRNVLANQSSQGTFNTVNLQYPGAWTGALTSNYIGRPVNVMFDAASTANRFIVFNDNNDPYFGTSCRCVKMKYDSQGNEAGPIPGLQVTALASGKTAAVLTGAEIKEKVNENKISLFPNPVKDILYINASDKMSYYYQIYNVSGQIVRSGKFENGKTDVSMLSSGVYLVRINNSEEIVKIIKQ, encoded by the coding sequence GTGTCGATTTGTACCTATTCCAAGAATAGTAGAGAATTAAAAGAAAGTCTTCCTGGCGTTTATACGGAAAGATTGGTGCCCCCAGGAGATACGCTGGTGAGCTCCAATCGCAGGATATCAGACGCTCAGGATTGGACGAAAGCCCCCAATAGTTATGTTTTTGATCCTGCGCAGAATAGCGAAGGCTTACTGGTTCCGGTAAGGAAGGCATATGCTATGTGGAGGGATGGTAATTACATTAAGAATGATGGGATTCCTCCCGGTAAGGTAACAGCAGATGTATTGTGGGAAGATTCACATGGACTTATTAAATCAGGGGAAAGGTATTCACTGGATGTTTTAGGCTCTGGCGAAAGTGCAAGAATAAGAGTTCCCATCAACAAAACTAAAAAGGGAAATGCAGTCATTGCACTGAAAGTGAACGGTGAGATCTATTGGAGCTGGCATATATGGGTGACTGATGATCCTTCCAACGGATCAACCTATAAAAGTTTCGATAACATGACAAGAATGAGAGAAGACGGAACCATTGAACAAATTCCGGATTCCGATTGGGGGTGGATGGACCGTAATCTTGGAGCTTTAAGCAGTTCTATTACCTCTTCAGACTGGAACAGAAGTATAGGGCTCCTTTATCAGTGGGGCAGGAAAGATCCCATTCCTCCTTTGGTTGCGAGAGGGAATGATTTTTATGAGGTTTCAGGATCTGTAGGAAGGGTGCGGCATAGAGGCGCAAAGAATTTTACAGGTGCAGCAAATATTGATAATCTTACGAAGTATGTTCCCCTTTCAAGTGCTGAGGTAACCAATAATATCAGGCTTTCTGTAAAGAATCCTCTGAGTTTAATTTATATAAACAAAGATGATAACAGCGGCCAGGCATATTACAATAATAATCTGAACCTTCCTGTTAACTGGTTCGGACGTACTTCTGCACTTCCGGATAACAGGCTTTCGGAGCTTAATCTTTGGTCTGATAACTCTCAGGGGCTCATCAGTACGGGATATAATAACAATACCAGCGCAAAACCTTACAGAGATAAATCCTCTTATGATCCATGCCCGAATGGGTGGAGAATACCATCCATGTTGGTTGCCAATCTGGGTTCTCAGTCTTATATAGATGATATCCGGCTGGATTTTTCTCCTTTCGGTGTTAGAACCAATATGGCGAAAAATGTTTTCGAGACCAATAAGTATCATATCATAAAGCCTGCGGATGCCGGAGTTCCTGCTTTTATGACGGGATTTAAGATTTATCCAAATCTGGGATTTGATCTCTCTGGTGTTGGCGGAAATAATATGGGGATTTTTCCGGGAACAGGGCAATTAATCAGGTGGACTCACCTGGGGCAATATACCGACCAGCATCATGTCGCATTATGGACAGCAACTATGGCCAGAAATTTTGATGCTTCCCCGGCCGTAATGACCAGAGGTCTTTTTATGATCCCTGATAAAGGACAGCCGGATATCCCTGATCCTGGTTATCCCGATATCAAAGGTAGATTCTTTTATATGCCGATGGCGGGGATGCGTACTTCTGAAGCCAATGGGTGCCGATGTATAAAAGACCCTCTTTATATTGTAGACAACTATGATTTTCCCTCCGAATATCTTGCTCCTCAGGAAGAATACAGAGAAGGAATTAATAATCCCAATACTTATCAGGCTGTAAAAAATACCCAGCTCTTTACGGTGGAAATTCCCGTAAGTAAGGCTTTTTCTGTACAAAGTCAGCTTTTAAACAATCAGGAAATATTGAATCCTTCCAGTTTTAGCCATTTAAAAGCAAATGTATTATGGACTACAAATACAGCTTTAATTAACAGAATATCAGTTATTAACCCTTCTCCCTCTTCAATTCAGAATCTAAGTAATTCAAGTATTTCAGTAGAAATTAATCCGAATCAGAGTGGAAATGCTGTGGTGACGCTGCATAACGGAAGTATTTCTTCTCCGGTTTATTGGAGCTGGCATATCTGGATAACAGATTCTCCTTTAGGTTCCTTTAATTATACAACAGAACTTCCTGCAGCTGAAGCTGTGAATTATGTAAATTATGTAAGCAAGGCAGATGTGGTGCTTCAAACCGAATTTATGGACAGGAACATTGGCGCGACGGATGCTTTTCCGGTAGTCGCTAACCCTCTTACTCCCACTGCTGCGGAATTGGCAAAAATAAGGGCCTCCACCGGAATGCATTATCAGTGGGGAAGAAAAGATCCTATTCCTACGTTTGTATATGCAGATAACAAAGCTTCGTTCAATATATTTTTAGGAACAGCATCAGATAACGGAACAGTTGCTTATACTACCTTGACGGCTGCAGCATACAATAATATGTCAGGAAATTATATTGTTCCTTATAATACCTATGCGGCTTCAGTTGTACAAAATGTGGATAGACCGGCAGAGAAAATAGCCAAAGTACTGTCTTATTCCATAAAGAATCCTTTGGTGTATATGGTTCCAGGTTCTCTTGCTCCTTATAACAGTGCGCTGCCTAATTACACCAATGGAACAGACTGGCTTGCCAATGAACCGAATCTTGCCTCCGACAGATGGGGCAGAGGAGGAAAGAAATCACCTTTTGATCCGTGTCCGGAAGGCTGGAGAATCCCTGATGTTACCAACGTAGCACCAATCTCCTATCAGGATTTTGGTATGTCTCCCTGGTATAAGAAAGATAAAAATGTTGCTGCTTTTTATAATGCAATGACAGACTATGCAGGATATAGAGTGAGGCATCCCTCTACAACTTCCACTATTGGCTATATGTTTATAGGTCCATCATACGCAGTAGGGAATTTCCCGGATTCAGGTACACGCGGATACAGAAACGTTCTGGCTAATCAGTCTTCACAGGGAACATTCAATACCGTTAATCTTCAGTATCCGGGTGCCTGGACAGGTGCTTTGACATCCAACTATATAGGACGGCCGGTGAATGTTATGTTTGATGCAGCTTCCACAGCTAACCGGTTTATAGTCTTTAATGATAATAATGATCCTTATTTCGGAACTAGCTGCCGATGTGTAAAAATGAAATACGATTCTCAGGGAAATGAAGCCGGCCCTATTCCCGGATTGCAGGTTACAGCTCTTGCTTCAGGAAAAACAGCTGCAGTTTTAACGGGTGCCGAAATAAAAGAAAAGGTAAATGAAAACAAAATCTCTTTATTCCCCAATCCGGTAAAAGATATTCTGTATATCAACGCTTCTGATAAGATGAGTTACTATTATCAGATCTATAATGTTTCCGGGCAGATCGTTAGATCAGGAAAATTTGAAAATGGAAAAACAGATGTGTCAATGCTCAGTTCAGGAGTCTATTTAGTGAGGATAAATAATTCCGAAGAGATCGTAAAAATTATTAAGCAGTAA
- a CDS encoding polysaccharide biosynthesis/export family protein yields the protein MMKNLKYLFLLLPFFITSCITKKDVRYLQPSESLVINEEGLIPYNIPTYRITKNDILNLNIVTTPKGDAAQFYSSLNTSGGVGGGANTALSGGGNGGAGGNVAGGNMNFYFNGLKVDSKGDINVFGIGYVKAEGRTLEDVTQELQEKVNENFQEGKAEVRLNTDGITYYILGDVETTGLSGEKVAHKNTLTITEALAINGGLNRTVDRTNIVIHRKLPEGIKVAKIDLTREDLMNSPYYYLQNGDEIYLNTRGKSLNGFGKDPVQTLTTGVSVITTALSIYLLLKNL from the coding sequence ATGATGAAGAATTTGAAATATTTATTTTTACTACTACCCTTTTTTATAACATCCTGCATTACCAAGAAAGATGTAAGGTATTTGCAGCCCAGCGAGAGTCTCGTGATTAATGAAGAAGGACTTATTCCCTACAATATCCCTACGTACAGGATTACCAAGAATGATATCCTTAACCTTAACATTGTGACCACTCCCAAAGGAGATGCAGCACAGTTTTATTCCTCTCTGAACACATCCGGTGGAGTGGGCGGAGGAGCCAATACCGCATTAAGCGGAGGCGGTAACGGAGGAGCCGGGGGAAATGTAGCCGGCGGTAATATGAATTTTTATTTTAACGGCTTGAAAGTGGATTCCAAAGGAGATATCAACGTGTTCGGAATAGGGTACGTTAAAGCCGAAGGAAGAACACTGGAAGATGTTACCCAGGAACTTCAGGAAAAAGTAAACGAAAACTTCCAGGAAGGAAAAGCTGAAGTAAGACTGAATACAGACGGGATAACCTATTATATTCTGGGAGACGTAGAAACTACAGGACTTTCCGGAGAAAAAGTTGCCCACAAAAATACATTGACCATTACAGAAGCATTAGCTATTAATGGAGGGTTGAACAGAACAGTTGACCGTACCAATATTGTTATCCACAGAAAATTGCCGGAAGGAATAAAAGTGGCAAAAATAGACCTTACCCGTGAAGATCTCATGAACTCCCCATACTATTATCTGCAGAATGGCGATGAAATCTATCTGAATACCAGAGGTAAGAGCTTGAACGGATTTGGAAAAGATCCTGTACAGACATTAACGACTGGGGTATCGGTGATTACTACAGCATTATCAATTTATCTGCTTCTTAAAAACCTTTAA
- a CDS encoding glycosyltransferase family 2 protein, which yields MISVIVPVYNVENYLAKCLDSLVAQTLQDIEILVINDGSKDNSQLVIEEYATKFPEKIKAFTKENGGLSDARNFGIERASGEYIGFVDSDDYVTETMFEEMLQLAEKHQAKIVICNIQKVDQDGKVTQKLTQIPNMTEKIDLEDHFSVFSDLSYFACNKLFKKELFDYKRFKKGVHFEDIQLIPQLLLECKVIAQTQNFHYQYLERTDSITKTHTEKGLDILKAVKDVEAVFEKSGYSHKREELKNFQIFEGVYSFLAYLAFVKNAEIFYKMDGELTIFMKERKIKIKDILNYSRFGKNYLLSLPLKKKIFYLLFFAGQKKLIKKLL from the coding sequence ATGATTTCAGTTATAGTTCCCGTATACAATGTAGAAAATTATCTGGCAAAATGCCTGGATTCCCTCGTTGCCCAAACTCTTCAGGATATTGAGATTTTGGTGATTAATGACGGCAGTAAAGACAATTCACAGCTTGTTATTGAAGAATATGCAACAAAATTTCCTGAGAAAATAAAAGCTTTTACCAAAGAGAACGGAGGGTTGAGCGATGCCAGGAATTTTGGAATAGAAAGAGCTTCAGGAGAATATATTGGTTTTGTAGACAGCGATGATTATGTTACAGAAACAATGTTTGAAGAAATGCTGCAGCTGGCAGAAAAACATCAGGCAAAAATAGTTATCTGTAATATTCAGAAAGTGGATCAGGACGGAAAAGTAACGCAAAAACTGACACAGATTCCCAATATGACTGAAAAAATAGACCTGGAAGATCATTTTTCTGTTTTTTCAGATCTCAGTTATTTTGCCTGTAACAAATTGTTTAAAAAAGAGCTTTTTGATTATAAAAGATTTAAAAAAGGAGTCCATTTTGAAGATATTCAGCTGATACCGCAACTGCTTTTGGAATGTAAAGTCATAGCCCAGACGCAGAATTTTCATTATCAGTATCTGGAGCGTACGGATTCTATTACAAAAACCCATACGGAAAAAGGGCTCGATATTCTGAAAGCAGTAAAAGATGTAGAAGCTGTATTTGAAAAATCCGGATATTCCCACAAAAGGGAAGAGCTTAAAAACTTCCAGATATTTGAAGGCGTATATTCGTTTCTGGCCTATCTGGCCTTTGTGAAAAATGCAGAAATATTTTATAAAATGGACGGTGAACTGACCATTTTTATGAAGGAAAGAAAAATAAAAATTAAAGATATATTGAACTATAGTCGTTTTGGTAAAAATTATCTTTTATCTTTGCCGTTGAAAAAAAAGATTTTTTATCTCTTGTTTTTTGCAGGGCAAAAGAAGCTGATAAAGAAATTGTTATAA